The following DNA comes from bacterium.
TCTACATCGTCGCTAACGTGTTCGCGCACGAACTGGCTCAGCGTCTCTGCCGTCACGCCCTTGGCGCGGAAGAACCGGAGCGGCCCGCCACGCTGCCGGATCGCCAGCACGGCCTGCTTGTTCTTCGACCAATTACGGTTGCCGCGTATCTTGCCACCGACATAGGTTTCGTCGATTTCGACGATGCCGCCGAGTTTGGTCTGTTGGGATTCCAACATCGCGGCGCGGATTCTGTGGCACAGGTACCATGCGGTCTTGTAACTGACGCCAAGTGTCCGCTTCATCTGATTGGCCGAGAAGCCTTTACGCGCTTCGACCAGGAGCAGGACGGCGGCGAACCATGTTTCGAGCGGCAGGTGCGAATCGCCAAAGATGTTGCCAGCGGTCACGGAGAATTGGTATCCGCACTTGCACTCCCATTGCTTCCGACCGGCGACAGGGTATACGATTTTGGACTGACAACGGGGGCATCGGACGCCATTCGGCCAACGCAACCGCTTGAGCAGTTCACGGCACTTCTCGTCGGTGGAGTAGGAGCCTAATATGGTCAAGAGATTCACGAAGGCACCTCGGAAGAAATCGGCATCGGCGAACTCGTTGGAGCGTGTGCCGCTTCGCGGTCTTGTGGCAAGCGTGAAACGTGATCTGCGCCGCAAACTGCGGGCGGCGTCGAAGCCGAAGCGGAGAGACTGAACGATGCGCTTTTCACATCTCAAGCGTACGCTTCGGAATCACCTGTGTCAAGTATATAATCCTGCCTAACTCGATTATTGCCATTTTGTCAATAAACAATTCCGCCGCGCGTGACCGCGTCGGCGTTATGTCTTGTTTGCTTCTGAGGAATGTGGTAAATTCGTCGTGACGTTTCGTCAAAGGCGGTTCCCTTGGGCTTCTATCAGCGAATCGGCGCCCGGCTCCGCGCCCTCAGGCTCCGGACCGGCCTCTCGCAGGCCGCCCTCGGCGCCCGCATGGGGCTCACGGCCGGCGCGATCAACCGTTACGAAATGGGCCACCGCCGGGTGCCGCTTGAGGACGTCCCGAAGATCGCGTCAATTTTCCGCGTCGCGCCAGTGACGCTGCTCGGCGCAGAAACGGCGGCGGGCCGGATCGGCCGATCGGCAGATCCGGCGGACCGCGTCCGGGAAGAATCCCCGGTATACGGTGGACATGGCCGGCCGGACGCCGCGGTGCGCGCCTACGCGAAGTCGCTGACTCCGGCACGGCTGCGCGCCCTCGCCAAACGGGCCGGCGTCGAGCCCCGTCTCGAGCCGGCCGCGCTTCGCCGTTACGCTGAGCTGATCGCCGAGGACTTCGCGAGGCGGGCGCGGGTCGCCCGGCTTAAGTTTCATGGTGGCCGGGCGCGGGTCGCCCGGCGGAGGTAGCGTTGCCCGCACCGAAAGGAAGTGCCGTGAACGAATCCACGACGCCGCGGCTCCATCCCCTCGCGAGAAAGGCGCTCGCCGCGCTCGAGCCCTACGTCCCCGGCCGCTCCGCGGAGGACGTGCAGAAACAGTACGGCCTCACCAGCGTCGCGAAGCTGGGCAGCAACGAGAATCCGCTCGGCGTCTCGCCGCGCATCCGGGACGCGCTGCTCGCCGTGATCGACGGCGTGCATCACTATCCGGACCCGACGTGCGCGGCCCTGCGCCGGCGCGTCGCCGCCCGGTTCAAAGTCACGCCCGACCACGTCTGTGTCGCGAACGGCGTCGACAACGTGCTCACGTGCCTCGGCCTCGCGTTCCTCGACGCGGGGGACCGCTGCGTGGTGGGCGTCCCGACGTACACGGCGTACGCGTCGCTCGCGCTGATGCTCAACGCCGTACCCGTCGAGGTGCCGGTGCGCGAGTGGCGCCTGGACCTCCCGCGGATGGCCGGCGCGGCGGCGAACGCCAAGATGGTGATCGTCTGCAACCCCAACAACCCGACCGGGACGATCGTCACCCACGACGAGGTCGAGGGGTTCCTCAAGAGCCTCCCGCCGACGGCGCTCGCCGTGCTCGACGAGGCGTACGCTGAATTCGCCGGCGATCCGGCGTTCCCGGACGCCGCCACGCTGCTCGGCCGGTATCCTAATCTCGTCGTCCTGCGCACGTTCTCCAAGATTTACGGACTGGCCGGGCTGCGCGTCGGATACGCGGTCGCGGCGCCGGAGATCATCGCCTGCTTCAACGTGGTCCGCGAGCCGTTTCCGGTAGACCGGCTCGCGCAGGCCGCGGCCGAGGCAACGCTCGACGACGAAGCGTATGTCCGCGCCGCCTACGAGAACAACCGGACCGGACGCGCCTGGCTGGCCGCCTCACTCGCGGACCTGGGGCTGCGCAGCATTCCGAGCCAGGCCAACTTCGTGCTGGTCGACCTCGGCCGCCCGGCGAACGATGTCGCTCGGCAGCTGCTGCCGCACGGCGTGATCATCCGGCCCGGCGCGATGTGGCGGCTCCCGACGTGGGCGCGCATCACGGTCGGAACCGCCGGCGAGAACCGCCGCCTGATCGCGGCCCTCAAGACTGTGCTCGTCGCGCGATGACCCCGTCTTCGCGGGGCGGTGCGGCCCCGTCTTCGCGGGGCGGTACGGGCGGACCGCGCCCCGTGCGCGCGCCGCGGGGCACCACGCTGTCGTGCAAAGGCTGGCCGCAGGAAGCGGCGCTGCGGATGCTGATGAACAAC
Coding sequences within:
- a CDS encoding IS1595 family transposase — translated: MTAGNIFGDSHLPLETWFAAVLLLVEARKGFSANQMKRTLGVSYKTAWYLCHRIRAAMLESQQTKLGGIVEIDETYVGGKIRGNRNWSKNKQAVLAIRQRGGPLRFFRAKGVTAETLSQFVREHVSDDVELFITDDYRPHAIVGYPFGKRHKTIRHLNRSYVRGIVHTNTVESAFSLLKRGIIGTWHQVSAKHLPAYLNEMAFRFNRRKDSDLFVDTLKHMVTTPTLTFKNLTA
- a CDS encoding helix-turn-helix transcriptional regulator, producing MGFYQRIGARLRALRLRTGLSQAALGARMGLTAGAINRYEMGHRRVPLEDVPKIASIFRVAPVTLLGAETAAGRIGRSADPADRVREESPVYGGHGRPDAAVRAYAKSLTPARLRALAKRAGVEPRLEPAALRRYAELIAEDFARRARVARLKFHGGRARVARRR
- the hisC gene encoding histidinol-phosphate transaminase; this encodes MNESTTPRLHPLARKALAALEPYVPGRSAEDVQKQYGLTSVAKLGSNENPLGVSPRIRDALLAVIDGVHHYPDPTCAALRRRVAARFKVTPDHVCVANGVDNVLTCLGLAFLDAGDRCVVGVPTYTAYASLALMLNAVPVEVPVREWRLDLPRMAGAAANAKMVIVCNPNNPTGTIVTHDEVEGFLKSLPPTALAVLDEAYAEFAGDPAFPDAATLLGRYPNLVVLRTFSKIYGLAGLRVGYAVAAPEIIACFNVVREPFPVDRLAQAAAEATLDDEAYVRAAYENNRTGRAWLAASLADLGLRSIPSQANFVLVDLGRPANDVARQLLPHGVIIRPGAMWRLPTWARITVGTAGENRRLIAALKTVLVAR